From Cucurbita pepo subsp. pepo cultivar mu-cu-16 unplaced genomic scaffold, ASM280686v2 Cp4.1_scaffold001325, whole genome shotgun sequence, a single genomic window includes:
- the LOC111786293 gene encoding uncharacterized protein LOC111786293, whose translation MSRTKMEKKLRTAKKAWKKLTSTLRFKFHALKISRSINIVTRRLNSVVQRSLSLLFPSKFRRRLLRRKSSPSSYYRRDQNQYLQQYDEYVQNPNNFAPIHIDELFADPAAPIAETSRGKEVMEEEKEKETSVNSIEDAWKIVVASSPHLRPVDERAEEFIRKFREEIILEKEKSLLEFQQMLARSA comes from the coding sequence ATGTCGCGCAcgaaaatggagaagaagctTCGTACGGCGAAGAAGGCGTGGAAGAAACTAACCAGCACATTACGATTCAAATTCCACGCGCTCAAAATCTCCAGATCCATCAATATAGTCACGCGCCGCCTCAACTCCGTTGTTCAACGCTCACTCAGCCTTCTATTTCCCTCCAAATTTCGCCGCCGTCTTCTCCGCCGTAAGTCCTCTCCTTCTTCATATTACCGTCGCGATCAGAATCAATATCTCCAACAATACGATGAATACGttcaaaatccaaacaatTTCGCGCCAATCCACATCGATGAGCTCTTCGCGGATCCGGCAGCGCCGATTGCAGAGACGAGCAGAGGAAAAGAAGTAATGGaagaggagaaggagaaggagacgAGTGTTAACAGCATTGAAGATGCTTGGAAAATCGTGGTGGCTTCGTCGCCGCATCTACGGCCGGTGGATGAACGAGCAGAGGAGTTCATAAGGAAATTCCGAGAAGAGATTATTCTTGAGAAGGAGAAATCGCTTCTCGAATTTCAACAGATGTTGGCCCGCAGTGCTTGA